A DNA window from Streptomyces parvus contains the following coding sequences:
- a CDS encoding SRPBCC family protein: MPDSALGAIKDDVVKNPATDRLKDELQNYVRARAEQAVTQLGHRLGDSVSKLAEPGGGSGALKGLAKGGQALGEGKSPGQAALSAGASHLKDTVKDKVKGLFGKGRKSGGGKSKSVTIVEDIDVGVPVREAYDQWTQFQEFSSFAKGVVSVEKADDTTSNWKVKVAKSTRSWKANVTEQVPDERITWTTEGAKGTVKGVVTFHAITDDLTRVLLVLEYFPKGLFEKTGNIWRAQGRRARLDLKLYRKFIMMRGEATDSWRGEIRDGEVVVGHDEALEEEEARNDEGTETDDGSPDDAYEDEQLRAEGDGSEDEASEDDDLAYDDEEPQDEEFVDEDDEDAEPADELEEPAEESTDELEEPAEESTDEDAEEQYDDEAAADETEEEPRPARRSRRRAAAADR, encoded by the coding sequence ATGCCTGATTCCGCACTCGGCGCCATCAAGGACGACGTGGTCAAGAACCCGGCCACGGACCGGCTCAAGGACGAGTTGCAGAACTACGTCCGGGCCCGCGCCGAACAAGCGGTGACCCAGCTGGGGCACCGTCTGGGCGACTCGGTGTCCAAGCTCGCGGAGCCCGGGGGCGGGTCCGGGGCCCTCAAGGGCCTGGCCAAGGGCGGCCAAGCCCTCGGCGAAGGCAAATCCCCCGGTCAGGCCGCCCTGAGCGCGGGCGCCTCCCATCTCAAGGACACCGTCAAGGACAAGGTCAAGGGATTGTTCGGCAAGGGGCGCAAGTCCGGAGGGGGCAAGTCCAAGAGCGTCACCATCGTCGAGGACATCGACGTCGGCGTGCCGGTCCGCGAGGCGTACGACCAGTGGACCCAGTTCCAGGAGTTCAGCTCGTTCGCCAAGGGTGTCGTGAGCGTGGAGAAGGCCGACGACACCACCAGCAACTGGAAGGTGAAGGTCGCCAAGTCGACCCGCAGCTGGAAGGCGAACGTCACCGAGCAGGTGCCCGACGAACGCATCACCTGGACCACCGAAGGCGCCAAGGGAACCGTCAAGGGCGTGGTCACCTTCCACGCGATCACCGACGATCTGACCCGCGTCCTGCTGGTCCTCGAATACTTCCCCAAGGGGCTGTTCGAGAAGACCGGAAACATCTGGCGCGCCCAGGGCCGCCGCGCCCGGCTCGACCTCAAGCTCTACCGCAAGTTCATCATGATGCGCGGTGAGGCGACCGACAGCTGGCGGGGCGAGATCCGCGACGGGGAAGTCGTCGTCGGGCATGACGAGGCGCTCGAGGAGGAAGAGGCGCGGAACGACGAGGGCACCGAGACCGATGACGGCTCGCCCGACGACGCGTACGAGGACGAGCAGCTCCGCGCCGAGGGTGACGGTTCCGAGGACGAGGCTTCCGAGGACGACGATCTCGCGTACGACGACGAAGAGCCGCAGGACGAGGAGTTCGTCGACGAGGACGACGAGGACGCCGAGCCGGCGGACGAGTTGGAGGAACCGGCGGAGGAGTCCACGGACGAGCTGGAGGAACCGGCGGAGGAGTCCACGGACGAGGACGCCGAGGAACAGTACGACGACGAGGCGGCAGCCGACGAGACGGAGGAGGAGCCTCGGCCGGCCCGCCGCTCCCGCCGCCGTGCGGCCGCCGCCGACCGGTGA
- the gvpJ gene encoding gas vesicle protein GvpJ, with product MATTTTTYADEIAPCPPRAGTLYDVLELILDRGMVIDVFVRVSLVGIEIIKIDARIVVASVDTYLRFAEACNRLDLERDSRSTTVPELLSGGAAKSIGKRKVRNAAESVGGSLRKAVGYDEDSDEADEEDERPKQRRAPARSGGSSSRRRRAEA from the coding sequence ATGGCAACCACCACCACGACCTACGCCGACGAGATCGCTCCGTGCCCGCCCCGCGCCGGCACCTTGTACGACGTGCTGGAGCTCATTCTCGACCGGGGCATGGTGATCGACGTGTTCGTCCGGGTCTCCCTGGTCGGCATCGAGATCATCAAGATCGATGCCCGCATAGTCGTGGCCAGCGTGGACACCTACCTCCGCTTCGCCGAGGCGTGCAACCGGCTCGACCTCGAACGGGACTCCCGCAGCACGACCGTCCCCGAGCTGCTCAGCGGCGGTGCGGCCAAGTCCATCGGCAAGCGCAAGGTGCGCAACGCCGCGGAGTCGGTGGGTGGTTCCCTGCGCAAGGCGGTGGGATACGACGAGGATTCCGACGAGGCGGACGAAGAGGACGAGCGCCCGAAGCAGCGTCGGGCCCCGGCCCGCAGCGGCGGCAGCTCAAGCCGGCGCCGCCGAGCGGAGGCCTGA
- a CDS encoding GvpL/GvpF family gas vesicle protein: MDDDGLYVYAVVSDGTVLPAGAGGVGDPPATLRVIGTGKIAAVVSDAPARLRARRRDLLAHQDLLMDLADSGPVLPMRFGMVAPDEDALLAQLVLAETSHLATLKNLDGHVEINVKALPAQDSLADVVAGDAAVRRLRDAARRRPGYEASVRLGEAVASALARRAAEAGKAVLRELAPLARAAAAGPEVQGCALNRSFLVPRGHSERFRTTAERLADARRSHVDIRIAGPLPCYSFVGDSGAPRRPAATEGRRWD, translated from the coding sequence ATGGACGACGACGGACTGTACGTCTACGCGGTGGTGAGCGACGGAACCGTGCTCCCCGCAGGGGCGGGCGGCGTGGGCGATCCCCCCGCCACCCTGCGCGTCATCGGTACGGGGAAGATCGCCGCAGTCGTCAGTGATGCCCCCGCCCGGCTGCGCGCACGGCGACGGGATCTGCTGGCGCACCAGGACCTGCTGATGGATCTTGCGGACAGCGGCCCCGTCCTGCCGATGCGATTCGGCATGGTGGCGCCGGACGAGGACGCCCTCCTCGCCCAGCTGGTCCTGGCGGAGACGAGCCACCTCGCCACCCTGAAGAACCTCGACGGGCACGTCGAAATCAACGTCAAGGCCCTGCCCGCGCAGGACTCCCTCGCCGATGTGGTGGCCGGGGACGCCGCCGTACGGCGTCTGCGTGACGCGGCGCGCAGACGACCCGGTTACGAGGCCAGCGTACGGCTGGGCGAAGCGGTGGCCTCCGCCCTGGCGCGGCGTGCGGCCGAAGCGGGCAAGGCGGTGCTGCGCGAGCTCGCTCCGCTGGCTCGCGCGGCCGCCGCAGGGCCCGAGGTGCAGGGATGCGCACTGAACAGGTCCTTCCTCGTCCCGCGCGGCCACAGCGAACGGTTCCGTACGACGGCCGAACGGCTCGCCGACGCACGCCGGAGCCATGTGGACATCCGCATCGCGGGTCCGCTGCCCTGCTACAGCTTCGTCGGTGACTCGGGCGCCCCGCGCCGGCCGGCAGCGACCGAAGGCCGACGATGGGACTGA
- a CDS encoding histone protein, which translates to MDDQAKVALAAAVVGGYVLGRTKKGRVALSVATYLAGRRFGLEPRQLAAEGMRRLGEVPQFAELQEQLRGEVLDAGRQAVTAAANRGMTSLADAIGDRTLRLGQAPGEDEDDEDEDEFEGEYEEEEGEPEEEEDEPDEEEPDEEEDEPDEDEPDEDEPDEDEPDEEEDEEEDEPDEEEDEPDEDEPDEEEDEPDEDEPDEEEDEPDEEEPDEEEDEPDEEAPAPARRKKAPAAPAKKAPSRKSAPAKKSAPAKKAPSRKSAPAKKSAPAKKSAPAKKSAPAKKSAPAKKSAPAKKSSPAKKTAAKPPAKKSTAKKGASKSASSKRTTSKRSGSGR; encoded by the coding sequence ATGGATGACCAGGCCAAGGTGGCACTGGCAGCCGCCGTAGTGGGCGGGTACGTGCTGGGCCGGACCAAGAAGGGCCGGGTCGCGCTGAGCGTCGCGACCTATCTGGCGGGACGGCGATTCGGGCTCGAACCCCGCCAGTTGGCGGCCGAGGGAATGCGCCGGCTCGGCGAGGTTCCCCAGTTCGCGGAGTTGCAGGAACAGCTGAGGGGCGAGGTCCTGGACGCCGGGCGCCAGGCCGTGACCGCCGCCGCCAACCGGGGCATGACCTCGCTGGCGGACGCCATCGGTGACCGCACGCTGCGCCTCGGTCAGGCCCCTGGGGAGGACGAGGACGACGAGGACGAGGACGAGTTCGAGGGGGAGTACGAGGAGGAAGAGGGCGAGCCGGAGGAAGAAGAGGACGAGCCGGACGAGGAGGAGCCGGACGAGGAGGAGGACGAGCCGGACGAGGACGAGCCGGACGAGGACGAGCCGGACGAGGACGAGCCGGACGAGGAGGAGGACGAGGAGGAGGACGAGCCGGACGAGGAGGAGGACGAGCCGGACGAGGACGAGCCGGACGAGGAGGAGGACGAGCCGGACGAGGACGAGCCGGACGAGGAGGAGGACGAGCCGGACGAGGAGGAGCCGGACGAGGAGGAGGACGAGCCGGACGAGGAAGCCCCGGCTCCGGCGCGCCGCAAGAAGGCGCCTGCCGCCCCCGCGAAGAAGGCCCCGTCCCGGAAGTCGGCCCCGGCGAAGAAGTCCGCCCCCGCGAAGAAGGCCCCGTCCCGGAAGTCGGCCCCGGCGAAGAAGTCCGCCCCCGCCAAGAAGTCCGCCCCGGCGAAGAAGTCCGCCCCCGCCAAGAAGTCCGCCCCGGCGAAGAAGTCCGCCCCCGCCAAGAAGTCGAGCCCGGCGAAGAAGACGGCAGCGAAACCGCCCGCCAAGAAGTCGACGGCGAAGAAGGGGGCCTCCAAGTCGGCCTCGTCGAAGCGGACCACATCCAAGCGCTCCGGTAGCGGGAGGTAG
- a CDS encoding GbsR/MarR family transcriptional regulator: protein MDERRADNGTDGDDEAAAVSRFVERFAAQLVQAGMSRMPARVFAALLSSEQGALTSAELSEQLKVSPAAVSGAVRYLAQVNLVSREREPGSRRERYHVQGDQWYDALLQRDAFLRKWQTTMREGVEQFGLDTPQGRRINDTLEFFRFLEKELDSLMQRWAAHRAEHLEG, encoded by the coding sequence ATGGATGAACGCCGGGCGGACAACGGCACGGACGGCGACGACGAGGCGGCGGCCGTCTCCCGGTTCGTGGAGCGGTTCGCCGCCCAGCTGGTCCAGGCGGGTATGAGCCGCATGCCGGCCAGGGTCTTCGCCGCCCTGCTCTCCTCGGAACAGGGCGCGCTCACCTCCGCCGAACTGAGCGAGCAGCTGAAGGTCAGCCCGGCAGCCGTGTCGGGAGCCGTCCGCTACCTGGCCCAGGTCAACCTGGTCAGCCGCGAGCGGGAGCCGGGGTCCCGGCGTGAGCGCTACCACGTACAGGGCGACCAGTGGTACGACGCGCTGCTCCAACGGGACGCCTTCCTGAGGAAGTGGCAGACCACGATGCGGGAGGGCGTGGAGCAGTTCGGACTCGACACCCCGCAGGGCCGCCGGATCAACGACACCCTGGAGTTCTTCCGGTTCCTGGAGAAGGAGCTCGACTCGCTGATGCAGCGGTGGGCGGCCCACCGGGCGGAACACCTGGAAGGGTGA
- a CDS encoding gas vesicle protein K, translated as MTEDDRARSPAGMPAAAAEEVARAAAQAFGLAPAQPDDPRPSGAAQRLQTDPDTVERDLVKLVLTIVELLRQLMERTAIHRVDQGDLSELQEERIGMTLMILHERMTELCDRYDLTMDDLNLDLGPLGSLLPHNGA; from the coding sequence ATGACCGAGGACGACCGAGCACGAAGCCCGGCGGGCATGCCCGCCGCGGCGGCCGAAGAGGTGGCACGAGCGGCGGCGCAGGCGTTCGGACTGGCCCCCGCGCAACCGGACGACCCACGCCCCTCGGGGGCGGCCCAGCGCCTGCAGACCGACCCCGACACCGTGGAGCGGGACCTCGTCAAGCTGGTGCTCACCATCGTGGAACTGCTCCGTCAGCTCATGGAGCGCACCGCGATCCACCGCGTCGATCAGGGCGATCTGAGCGAGCTCCAGGAGGAGCGGATCGGGATGACGCTGATGATCCTGCACGAACGCATGACGGAGCTGTGCGACCGCTACGACCTGACGATGGACGACCTCAATCTCGATCTCGGACCGCTCGGCTCACTGCTGCCGCACAACGGCGCCTGA
- a CDS encoding gas vesicle protein produces the protein MSTEKKTDEEHDGKRVDVPTAMRKASAQLTELLQCEPGSVSAVQATDDGWSADVEVVEVERVPDTMSVMASYRVQLDPQGTLLSYERLRRYARGQIDRR, from the coding sequence ATGAGCACCGAGAAGAAGACCGATGAAGAGCACGACGGAAAGCGCGTCGACGTTCCTACTGCCATGCGGAAGGCCTCCGCGCAGCTCACGGAATTGCTCCAGTGCGAGCCCGGCTCTGTTTCCGCGGTGCAGGCCACCGATGACGGTTGGTCGGCAGACGTGGAAGTGGTCGAGGTGGAGAGAGTGCCGGACACCATGAGCGTGATGGCCTCCTACCGGGTACAACTCGACCCGCAGGGAACGCTGTTGTCCTACGAGCGACTGCGCCGCTATGCCAGGGGCCAGATCGACCGTCGCTGA
- a CDS encoding YihY/virulence factor BrkB family protein, translating to MADEQRSEQGSPHGQVPGSRGATERKEKGDGGGPNGPGAQVERDAPDAPTELGRASWWAVLKRTAKEFQRDELTDRAAGLTYYGILSLFPALLVLVSLLGIAGESTTRKALDNVEKLAPGAAKDVITSAITQLEGSGGTGSVLAIVGLLGALWVASGYVAAFMRAANSVYDLPEGRPLWKVLPVRVGLTLVLMILACACALMVVLTGGIARELGALLGIGDTALLIWSIAKWPALVACVAVLLAVLYWAAPNAKGRGFAFGSLGSVLALLIWMAASAGFAFYVANFGSYNKTYGALAGVIVFLVWLWITNLAILLGLEFDAEMARERAILGGHPPFEEPYVEPRDTRSWTDEDRRAMGGTGPTSDLRTD from the coding sequence ATGGCCGATGAACAGCGCAGTGAGCAGGGCTCTCCGCACGGGCAGGTCCCGGGGAGCCGCGGTGCGACGGAGCGGAAGGAGAAAGGAGACGGGGGTGGGCCGAACGGGCCCGGCGCCCAGGTGGAGCGCGACGCACCGGATGCGCCGACCGAGCTGGGCCGGGCGTCGTGGTGGGCGGTCCTCAAGCGGACGGCGAAGGAATTTCAGCGGGACGAGCTGACCGACCGGGCCGCGGGGCTCACGTACTACGGAATCCTGTCGCTCTTCCCGGCCCTTCTGGTGCTGGTCTCGCTCCTCGGGATCGCGGGGGAGTCGACCACGCGGAAGGCGCTGGACAACGTCGAGAAGCTGGCGCCGGGAGCCGCCAAGGACGTGATCACGAGCGCCATCACTCAGCTGGAGGGCAGCGGCGGCACCGGTTCGGTGCTGGCGATCGTCGGCCTGCTGGGGGCTCTGTGGGTCGCCTCGGGCTATGTGGCGGCCTTCATGCGTGCGGCGAACTCGGTCTACGACCTGCCGGAGGGCCGTCCGCTGTGGAAGGTGCTGCCGGTACGCGTCGGGCTCACCCTGGTGCTCATGATCCTGGCCTGCGCCTGCGCCCTGATGGTGGTGCTGACCGGGGGAATCGCCCGTGAGCTCGGCGCCCTGCTGGGCATTGGCGACACGGCGCTCCTGATCTGGTCGATCGCCAAGTGGCCCGCCCTCGTCGCCTGCGTGGCCGTCCTCCTGGCGGTTCTGTACTGGGCGGCCCCGAACGCCAAGGGGCGGGGCTTCGCCTTCGGCTCCCTGGGCAGCGTTCTGGCGCTGCTGATCTGGATGGCTGCCTCCGCCGGATTCGCGTTCTACGTCGCCAACTTCGGCTCGTACAACAAGACCTACGGGGCACTGGCCGGCGTCATCGTCTTCCTGGTCTGGCTGTGGATCACCAATCTGGCGATCCTGCTGGGCCTGGAGTTCGACGCGGAGATGGCCCGCGAGCGCGCCATCCTGGGAGGCCACCCCCCGTTCGAGGAGCCCTACGTCGAACCTCGCGACACCCGTTCATGGACCGACGAGGACCGTCGCGCCATGGGCGGGACGGGCCCCACCAGCGACCTGCGGACCGACTGA
- a CDS encoding gas vesicle protein: protein MSESLAGRMPAPPRGGGPAYGQQGSSANLADILERVLDKGIVIAGDIQINLLDIELLTIKLRLLVASVDKAKEMGIDWWEHDPSLSSRARPAAETGNRPARETEAGTGRDALAEENEQLRAELARLRSAAGIPGPAAADAPAARAEEEERG, encoded by the coding sequence GTGTCCGAATCACTCGCCGGCCGTATGCCGGCCCCGCCCCGGGGGGGCGGCCCGGCATACGGGCAGCAGGGCTCGTCGGCCAACCTCGCCGACATCCTGGAGAGGGTGCTGGACAAGGGCATCGTCATCGCCGGTGACATCCAGATCAATCTGCTCGACATCGAACTGCTCACCATCAAGCTCCGCCTGCTCGTCGCCTCCGTCGACAAGGCCAAGGAGATGGGCATCGACTGGTGGGAGCACGACCCCTCGCTCTCCTCACGGGCCCGCCCCGCGGCGGAGACCGGGAACCGCCCCGCGCGGGAGACCGAGGCCGGGACCGGCAGGGACGCGCTGGCCGAGGAGAACGAGCAACTGCGTGCCGAACTGGCCCGTCTGCGCTCGGCCGCCGGGATCCCGGGCCCCGCCGCGGCCGACGCCCCGGCGGCCCGGGCCGAAGAGGAGGAGCGAGGATGA
- a CDS encoding gas vesicle protein, translating to MADQRSARATSPTRARKKTAPKKGPEHAARAACQSLEGLIGHRAEGVSAVRRSDDDGWCVVVDVLEVPRIPDTTSLLASYEVQLDKAGELQEYRRVRRYRRGAADE from the coding sequence ATGGCAGACCAACGTTCGGCGCGGGCCACGAGCCCGACCAGGGCCCGGAAAAAGACCGCGCCCAAGAAGGGGCCCGAGCACGCTGCTCGCGCTGCCTGCCAGAGCCTGGAGGGGCTGATCGGCCATCGCGCCGAAGGCGTCTCCGCGGTCCGGCGTTCGGACGACGACGGCTGGTGCGTGGTCGTGGACGTTCTCGAGGTACCCCGGATCCCGGACACGACGAGCCTGCTCGCCTCCTACGAGGTGCAGCTGGACAAGGCCGGAGAGCTCCAGGAGTACCGCCGGGTCCGTCGCTACCGACGCGGTGCCGCAGACGAGTGA
- a CDS encoding gas vesicle structural protein GvpA yields MTLVQQSNATSGGSGSGNLYDVLELILDRGLVIDAFVRVSLVGIEILKIDVRVVVASVDTYLRFAEACNRLDLESGRKAPSQLTDLVGDMTENGAKGKSKGALTGAVEAFSESLQGKREEPEEEPRKRPARKSTSSRQTQRREE; encoded by the coding sequence ATGACACTCGTCCAGCAGAGCAATGCGACGTCCGGTGGGAGCGGCTCGGGAAATCTCTACGACGTTCTTGAACTCATACTCGACCGTGGGCTCGTCATCGACGCGTTCGTCCGCGTCTCCCTGGTCGGTATCGAAATTCTCAAAATCGATGTCCGGGTGGTCGTCGCCAGTGTCGACACCTATCTGCGGTTCGCCGAGGCGTGCAACCGGCTCGATCTGGAGTCCGGCCGCAAGGCGCCGAGCCAGCTCACCGATCTGGTCGGAGACATGACGGAGAACGGCGCCAAGGGCAAGTCCAAGGGCGCGCTCACCGGCGCCGTCGAGGCGTTCAGCGAGTCGTTGCAGGGCAAGCGCGAGGAGCCCGAGGAGGAGCCCCGCAAGCGCCCGGCCCGTAAGTCGACATCCAGCCGTCAGACCCAGCGACGCGAGGAGTAG
- a CDS encoding gas vesicle protein GvpG produces the protein MGLISSILTLPLAPVRGTVWVLDQVVHAAEEEYYDPEPVRVRLAQLEQDLNDGLIDAEEFDRREDELLDRLDEIEEYRNSTRHGP, from the coding sequence ATGGGCCTCATCAGCAGCATCCTGACCCTGCCGCTGGCACCCGTACGGGGGACGGTCTGGGTTCTCGACCAGGTCGTCCACGCCGCCGAGGAGGAGTACTACGACCCCGAGCCGGTACGTGTCCGGCTCGCGCAACTGGAACAGGACCTGAACGACGGCCTCATCGACGCCGAGGAGTTCGACCGGCGCGAGGACGAGCTGCTCGACCGGCTCGACGAGATCGAGGAGTACCGCAACAGCACACGGCATGGGCCGTGA
- a CDS encoding GlsB/YeaQ/YmgE family stress response membrane protein produces the protein MEISGVVSALVIGAAVGLLGRLVLPGRQHIGVLWTLVVGMAAALLGSLLASLLGVGDTGGVDWFEWLVQIALAGLGVAALDRALAGTERRPRRHA, from the coding sequence ATGGAAATCTCCGGAGTCGTCAGCGCTCTGGTCATCGGGGCGGCGGTCGGCCTGCTGGGGCGCCTCGTCCTGCCCGGCCGGCAGCACATCGGCGTTCTGTGGACGCTCGTCGTCGGCATGGCGGCAGCGCTTCTCGGCTCGCTGCTGGCATCCCTCCTGGGGGTGGGCGACACGGGGGGCGTCGACTGGTTCGAGTGGCTCGTCCAGATCGCCCTGGCCGGCCTGGGTGTGGCCGCCCTGGACCGCGCCCTGGCCGGAACCGAACGGCGACCGCGGAGGCACGCCTGA
- a CDS encoding GvpL/GvpF family gas vesicle protein, translated as MNAGPNAPVGAPGEGVGEMSYVYAVGREGPALDGLAARLPGVDGRPLRPVGGGGLCALVSGVPSDTFSEQGLTAQMEDLDRLESVARAHHAVVDAAFAETSVLPMRLATVYLDDARVADMLVRQRSEFRELLGRLEGHVELGVKVYADPRTAAAPAPATVAPAGGGAGRAYLRRRQAEQRDSQDAYRTASELAARAARLAEGVAASRAVHRPQQGQLASRPGVNVANEAYLVPREHTERLRRELSALAEDVPGVAVEVTGPWAPYSFATAVTAEGADGGGPR; from the coding sequence ATGAACGCCGGACCGAACGCGCCCGTCGGGGCGCCGGGCGAGGGCGTCGGCGAGATGAGTTACGTGTACGCGGTCGGCCGCGAGGGCCCCGCCCTGGACGGGCTCGCCGCCCGGCTGCCCGGTGTGGACGGACGGCCCCTGCGTCCCGTCGGCGGGGGCGGGCTGTGTGCGCTCGTCTCCGGTGTACCGTCGGACACGTTCAGCGAGCAGGGCCTCACCGCGCAGATGGAGGACCTGGACCGGCTCGAATCCGTGGCCCGGGCCCACCATGCGGTGGTGGACGCCGCGTTCGCTGAGACCTCCGTGCTGCCGATGCGGCTGGCCACGGTCTATCTGGACGATGCCCGGGTGGCCGACATGCTGGTCAGGCAACGCAGCGAATTCCGGGAGCTGTTGGGTCGCCTGGAGGGTCACGTCGAGCTCGGGGTGAAGGTGTACGCCGATCCCCGTACGGCCGCCGCGCCGGCCCCGGCCACGGTGGCACCGGCGGGTGGCGGGGCGGGGCGCGCCTATCTGCGACGGCGTCAGGCGGAGCAGCGCGACAGCCAGGACGCCTACCGGACGGCATCCGAACTGGCCGCCCGTGCCGCGCGGTTGGCGGAGGGGGTGGCCGCCTCACGGGCGGTGCACCGTCCGCAACAGGGGCAGCTCGCCTCCCGGCCGGGGGTGAACGTCGCCAACGAGGCCTATCTCGTCCCCCGGGAGCACACGGAGCGGCTACGCCGCGAGCTTTCCGCACTCGCCGAGGACGTACCCGGAGTCGCGGTCGAGGTGACAGGGCCGTGGGCGCCCTACTCGTTCGCGACCGCCGTGACGGCGGAGGGCGCGGACGGCGGTGGCCCACGGTGA
- a CDS encoding gas vesicle protein GvpG, with protein MGLISGVLLLPLAPARGVVWIAEKLQETAERELYDPGVIRAQLAELNRDLDDELIDLEEFEAEEEKLLDRLHAAQKRCDVDNRR; from the coding sequence ATGGGACTGATCTCCGGAGTCCTGCTCCTGCCGCTCGCTCCGGCGCGTGGCGTGGTGTGGATCGCGGAGAAGCTCCAGGAGACCGCCGAGCGCGAACTGTACGACCCCGGCGTGATCCGTGCGCAGCTCGCCGAACTCAACCGCGATCTCGACGACGAACTCATCGATCTCGAAGAGTTCGAAGCGGAGGAGGAAAAGCTGCTCGACCGGCTCCACGCCGCTCAGAAGCGCTGCGATGTCGACAACAGAAGGTGA
- a CDS encoding gas vesicle protein, protein MSTDVIGGVLGESEPRGGPPVALIDLLDRLLNGGAVLTGDLVLSIADVDLVHINLRAVIRSITGEEPGPW, encoded by the coding sequence GTGAGCACGGACGTCATCGGCGGGGTTCTCGGCGAGAGCGAGCCCCGGGGCGGCCCGCCCGTCGCCCTGATCGATCTCCTGGACCGCCTGCTGAACGGCGGGGCCGTCCTCACCGGGGACCTCGTCCTGTCCATCGCCGACGTGGATCTCGTCCACATCAACCTGCGAGCGGTGATCCGGTCGATCACCGGCGAGGAGCCGGGGCCGTGGTGA
- a CDS encoding GvpL/GvpF family gas vesicle protein: MPTYIYAITGADHPLPLNGLHGVGDPPSELRTLRTDRLAAVVSDAPPGLRAKRRDVMAHQSVLEALMAGGATLPMRFGLVGPDDDEVTAALDREADAYRERLAELGGHVEYNLKAGRDEDDLLREIMTESDEIRQLNERTRAQGSHDDRVALGELVAREVAARRQKEAEDIAARLAEAAPRSSHAEPAAQQFLNLSFLVPRTETEGFVAAVQREADRLGDAYSFTLTGPLPPYSFV, from the coding sequence GTGCCCACCTACATCTACGCCATCACCGGCGCCGACCACCCGCTGCCCCTGAACGGCCTGCACGGCGTGGGCGATCCGCCCTCGGAGCTGCGCACCCTGCGCACCGACCGGCTGGCCGCGGTCGTGAGCGACGCGCCCCCCGGCCTTCGCGCCAAGCGACGCGACGTCATGGCCCATCAGAGCGTTCTGGAAGCGCTCATGGCGGGCGGCGCGACCCTGCCCATGAGGTTCGGTCTGGTGGGCCCCGACGACGACGAGGTCACCGCGGCCCTGGACCGGGAGGCGGACGCGTACCGGGAGCGCCTGGCGGAACTGGGCGGCCATGTGGAGTACAACCTCAAGGCCGGCCGCGACGAGGACGACCTCCTGCGGGAGATCATGACCGAGTCCGACGAGATCCGTCAGCTCAACGAACGCACCCGCGCCCAGGGCAGCCACGACGACCGGGTCGCCCTGGGGGAGCTGGTCGCCCGAGAGGTGGCCGCCCGCCGTCAGAAGGAGGCGGAGGACATCGCCGCCCGGCTGGCGGAGGCCGCCCCCCGCAGCTCGCACGCCGAGCCGGCCGCGCAGCAGTTCCTCAATCTGTCCTTCCTCGTGCCCCGGACAGAGACCGAAGGCTTCGTGGCCGCGGTCCAACGCGAGGCGGACCGGCTCGGTGACGCCTACTCGTTCACCCTGACGGGCCCGCTGCCGCCGTACAGCTTCGTCTGA